The Herminiimonas arsenitoxidans genome window below encodes:
- a CDS encoding porin: protein MTARNRLLFAAAITLCSGALHNANAQNSVTIYGIVDVATVYSSNQGGASNTYMRSGNLAGSRIGFKGVEDLGGGTSAIFLLENGFNVDTGELSSTSSFFNRQAYVGLSNKHYGTLTAGRQYTPYYLFVAPIGPTTALTGATGAHPGDIDGLDTTIRSNNSVTYTSPVFNGLQFSGLVGFGETAGNMSAGRTLSAAVKYDYNAWNFALGYQRLNNGTTPGNWNSSASASFATSAINNGYLSADSAQFLAAAARYTIGKLVLGVNASNVEYRPNSGSLFINKATFNTLGVLSTYQLTPAVFVSAGYSYTKEKAANGITDPAKYHQISLEQTYSFSPRTAIYFLEAYQIAKGQTLGLGGIGMPVRAVAVVGDSQNGTPSDGANQAVFMVGIRHSF from the coding sequence ATGACGGCAAGAAACAGACTGTTGTTTGCAGCAGCAATCACTCTGTGCAGTGGCGCATTACACAATGCCAACGCACAAAATAGTGTCACCATCTACGGCATAGTCGACGTCGCCACGGTCTATAGCAGTAATCAGGGTGGTGCATCCAATACTTATATGCGTAGCGGCAATCTTGCCGGTAGTCGTATCGGTTTCAAGGGAGTGGAAGATCTGGGCGGCGGGACGAGCGCCATCTTTCTTCTTGAAAACGGTTTTAACGTTGATACCGGCGAATTAAGCTCCACCAGTTCCTTCTTTAATCGACAAGCCTATGTCGGTTTATCCAATAAACACTACGGCACGCTCACGGCTGGTCGCCAATACACGCCGTACTATCTGTTCGTCGCACCGATCGGCCCTACTACTGCATTGACTGGCGCGACCGGCGCACATCCAGGTGATATCGACGGCTTGGATACAACCATACGCAGCAATAATTCTGTGACTTATACATCACCGGTCTTCAACGGCTTGCAGTTCAGCGGCTTGGTAGGTTTCGGTGAAACAGCAGGCAATATGTCTGCCGGCAGAACACTCAGCGCAGCCGTCAAGTATGACTACAACGCCTGGAATTTTGCACTGGGTTATCAACGTCTGAACAATGGCACGACACCCGGCAACTGGAACTCCAGCGCATCCGCCAGCTTCGCTACGTCTGCTATTAATAATGGTTACCTGTCTGCCGATTCAGCACAATTTCTTGCCGCCGCCGCACGCTATACGATAGGCAAACTGGTATTGGGTGTGAATGCATCGAACGTCGAATACCGACCTAACAGCGGCTCATTATTCATAAACAAAGCGACCTTCAATACTCTGGGCGTGCTCTCGACGTATCAACTGACACCTGCCGTGTTCGTCAGCGCCGGTTACAGCTATACGAAAGAGAAAGCAGCCAACGGCATCACCGATCCAGCCAAATACCACCAAATATCACTGGAACAGACCTACTCATTCTCTCCACGCACTGCGATTTATTTTCTAGAGGCTTACCAGATCGCCAAAGGTCAAACCTTGGGCCTGGGTGGAATCGGCATGCCTGTCAGAGCCGTTGCCGTTGTTGGCGATTCACAAAACGGAACGCCGTCGGATGGCGCCAATCAAGCCGTCTTCATGGTCGGCATACGTCATTCGTTCTGA
- the groL gene encoding chaperonin GroEL (60 kDa chaperone family; promotes refolding of misfolded polypeptides especially under stressful conditions; forms two stacked rings of heptamers to form a barrel-shaped 14mer; ends can be capped by GroES; misfolded proteins enter the barrel where they are refolded when GroES binds): MAAKEVIFGDAARAKMVEGVNILANAVKVTLGPKGRNVVLERSFGAPTVTKDGVSVAKEIELKDKLQNMGAQLVKEVASRTSDNAGDGTTTATVLAQAIVREGMKYVAAGMNPMDLKRGIDKAVAATVEQLALIAKPCTTTKEIAQVGAISANSDYSIGERIAEAMEKVGKEGVITVEDGKSLNDELDIVEGMQFDRGYLSPYFINNPEKQTAILENPFILLCDKKISNIRDLLPVLEQVAKAGRPLLIIAEDIEGEALATLVVNNIRGILKTCAVKAPGFGDRRKAMLEDIAILSGGQVVAEEVGLTLEKITLEELGQAKRIEIGKENTTLIDGNGQAVTIEARVKQIRAQIEEATSDYDREKLQERVAKLAGGVAVIKVGAATEVEMKEKKARVEDALHATRAAVEEGIVPGGGVALLRARASINVKGDNSDQDAGIRIVLRAMEEPLRMIVQNAGEEASVVVAKVLEGKGNFGYNAANGTYGDMVEMGVLDPAKVTRSALQNAASIAALLLTTDCMVAEVTEDKPAGGMGDMGGMGGMGGMGGMM; the protein is encoded by the coding sequence ATGGCAGCTAAAGAAGTAATTTTCGGCGACGCAGCCCGTGCCAAGATGGTCGAAGGCGTCAACATTCTGGCCAACGCAGTTAAAGTAACCCTGGGCCCTAAAGGCCGTAACGTGGTTCTGGAACGCTCGTTCGGCGCACCAACCGTCACCAAGGATGGTGTTTCGGTTGCTAAAGAAATCGAACTCAAAGACAAATTGCAAAACATGGGCGCGCAGCTCGTGAAAGAAGTGGCTTCCCGCACCAGCGACAACGCAGGCGACGGCACCACTACTGCAACCGTATTGGCACAAGCGATCGTTCGCGAAGGCATGAAATACGTTGCGGCCGGCATGAACCCTATGGATCTGAAACGCGGTATCGACAAAGCTGTTGCAGCGACTGTTGAACAACTCGCGCTGATCGCAAAGCCATGCACAACAACCAAAGAAATCGCTCAAGTTGGCGCGATCTCGGCGAACTCGGACTACTCGATCGGCGAGCGTATCGCTGAAGCGATGGAAAAAGTCGGCAAGGAAGGCGTCATCACTGTTGAAGACGGCAAATCCCTGAACGACGAACTCGACATCGTTGAAGGTATGCAGTTTGACCGCGGCTACTTGTCGCCATACTTCATCAACAACCCAGAAAAGCAAACCGCTATTCTGGAAAATCCATTCATCCTGTTGTGCGACAAAAAAATCTCCAACATCCGTGACCTGCTCCCGGTATTGGAACAAGTCGCTAAAGCTGGCCGTCCACTGTTGATCATCGCAGAAGACATCGAAGGCGAAGCACTGGCAACTCTGGTTGTGAACAACATCCGCGGCATTCTGAAAACCTGCGCAGTTAAAGCGCCAGGCTTCGGTGATCGTCGTAAAGCAATGTTGGAAGACATCGCTATCTTGAGCGGCGGCCAAGTCGTTGCTGAAGAAGTTGGCCTGACACTGGAAAAAATCACGCTGGAAGAATTGGGCCAAGCTAAACGTATCGAAATCGGCAAAGAAAACACCACGCTGATCGACGGTAACGGCCAAGCTGTCACCATCGAAGCACGTGTTAAACAAATCCGCGCTCAAATCGAAGAAGCAACTTCGGACTACGACCGTGAAAAACTGCAAGAACGCGTTGCCAAATTGGCAGGCGGCGTTGCAGTCATCAAAGTCGGTGCAGCTACCGAAGTTGAAATGAAAGAGAAAAAAGCACGCGTTGAAGATGCACTGCACGCAACCCGCGCAGCTGTTGAAGAAGGTATCGTTCCAGGCGGCGGCGTTGCTCTGTTGCGCGCACGTGCCAGCATCAATGTCAAAGGCGACAACTCCGATCAAGACGCAGGTATCCGTATCGTTCTGCGCGCAATGGAAGAACCACTGCGCATGATCGTACAAAACGCCGGCGAAGAAGCATCGGTTGTTGTAGCTAAAGTATTGGAAGGCAAAGGTAACTTCGGTTACAACGCTGCTAACGGTACCTACGGCGACATGGTTGAAATGGGCGTGCTGGATCCAGCTAAAGTGACACGTTCGGCATTGCAAAATGCTGCATCGATCGCTGCTCTGTTGTTGACTACCGATTGCATGGTTGCTGAAGTTACTGAAGACAAACCAGCTGGCGGTATGGGCGACATGGGCGGTATGGGCGGCATGGGTGGTATGGGCGGCATGATGTAA
- the groES gene encoding co-chaperone GroES — protein sequence MNLRPLHDRVIVKRLDQETKTASGLIIPEAAAEKPDQGEILAIGNGKILEDGKVRPLDVKVGDRVLFGKYAGQTVKVDGNEVLVMREEDIMAIVQK from the coding sequence ATGAACCTTCGTCCTTTGCACGATCGCGTCATCGTCAAGCGCCTCGACCAGGAAACAAAAACTGCGTCCGGCCTCATCATTCCTGAAGCAGCTGCTGAAAAGCCTGATCAAGGTGAAATTCTGGCTATCGGCAACGGCAAGATCCTCGAAGACGGCAAAGTTCGCCCACTCGACGTTAAAGTCGGCGACCGCGTTCTGTTCGGCAAATATGCTGGCCAAACCGTCAAAGTTGATGGCAACGAAGTTCTCGTGATGCGCGAAGAAGACATCATGGCAATCGTACAAAAGTGA
- a CDS encoding response regulator transcription factor, which yields MYKLILLEDENVLRQELAEFLTDLGYAVDAVSTLAEFQKIYTPANHQMAVLDLTLPDGDGMTLIRQLRQQGHRIGIVVLTARGAMPDKIAGLDEGADYYLAKTADLDELAATLAALKRRLAQPEASDCWVLEVGRRRLLPPGQSAIPLSQQDVTVLHTLMAAQGEIVSRQTIVQALGEDFLHYDQRRLDTQMRRLRRKAEESIGIALPVNTARNAGYSFFAEAVIRA from the coding sequence ATGTACAAACTCATTTTGCTCGAAGACGAAAACGTATTACGACAGGAATTGGCCGAGTTCTTAACGGATCTCGGCTATGCAGTCGATGCGGTAAGCACGCTCGCCGAGTTTCAAAAAATCTACACACCCGCCAACCATCAAATGGCCGTACTCGATCTGACGCTACCTGATGGCGATGGCATGACGTTGATACGCCAATTGCGCCAGCAAGGCCATCGCATCGGCATCGTCGTACTCACCGCACGCGGTGCCATGCCGGACAAGATCGCCGGACTGGATGAAGGTGCCGACTACTATCTTGCTAAAACTGCAGACCTGGATGAACTGGCCGCTACGCTGGCAGCACTCAAGCGCCGTCTGGCACAACCTGAAGCCAGCGACTGCTGGGTACTGGAAGTCGGCCGTCGCCGTCTATTGCCGCCTGGGCAATCTGCGATTCCTCTCTCGCAGCAGGATGTCACCGTTTTACATACATTGATGGCAGCGCAAGGTGAAATCGTGAGCCGTCAAACTATCGTGCAAGCATTAGGGGAAGACTTCCTGCATTACGATCAGCGTCGGCTCGACACGCAAATGCGCCGCCTGCGCCGCAAAGCCGAAGAGTCGATTGGCATAGCCTTACCCGTCAATACTGCCCGCAATGCCGGCTACAGCTTTTTCGCCGAAGCAGTTATCCGAGCCTAA
- a CDS encoding sensor histidine kinase, with protein sequence MLFSPPMKRLFSFLFLFAILLPLSGLAQSTLDLQASTRKVLGSGHLSILRDPGAQLTPDAALASDRWQAIPAALSAGYTKDTIWLRVTVERQADAPEDWFVRFSNALLDDVRLYRPNGAHGWDEQHAGEDVGRASWPLDTRNVVLPINMESTGPEVWLMRLQSKNAMSTNVEVWSRVAFGDSSRREYLFYGLYFGCFALLIVLHVFFWRMTHEKQSGLYLLYVMMNIMTELMTVALPQQLFDLPVTISDPLLGLSMCASLAVGVQFSLQQLELPPIWPRFSRFVLYGARAVALVSALLILSGRFSSGVILMQQVAMSLIVVFVSIALWLMVHGHKPARFFLLVFGIFYAGAIVSYLRNMAVVPTNFGTDHAIAIGALLHMILMSLRLNLRYDGLRRDKENAQAETVRVVRQLNESLEDQVAKRTAALQQEIAQRVQLEQELRQALEVERRIKSEQQDFVAMVSHEFRTPLAIINTTAQQIAKNLDAARERTLTRCQNLRDAARRMAALVDEYLTTDRMNASATAFRPTVCDSQQLLEATLAEWPEERIKLTAQALPSSFFCDRGLLQVALRNLLANADRHSTMGRAIHVSAVGDEGGALHIAVSNHGEPIPEEEVARLFQKYFRGHAAQHQPGAGLGLYLVKRITEMHGGSVHLENNIAAKIVTFSLRLPNTGTA encoded by the coding sequence ATGTTATTCTCGCCGCCGATGAAACGTCTATTCTCATTCCTTTTTCTGTTCGCGATTCTGCTGCCTTTGTCCGGCCTGGCACAATCTACGCTCGACTTACAAGCCAGCACACGTAAAGTGCTGGGGAGCGGCCATCTATCTATATTGCGTGATCCCGGTGCCCAGCTGACGCCTGATGCCGCACTGGCATCGGATCGCTGGCAAGCGATACCAGCCGCCCTCAGCGCCGGTTACACGAAAGACACTATCTGGTTGCGTGTGACGGTAGAACGACAGGCCGATGCGCCGGAAGATTGGTTTGTGCGCTTCTCGAATGCCTTGCTCGATGATGTGCGTCTGTACCGGCCGAATGGTGCACATGGTTGGGATGAACAGCATGCCGGTGAAGATGTCGGGCGTGCATCGTGGCCGCTGGATACGCGTAATGTGGTGCTGCCGATCAATATGGAGTCGACAGGGCCAGAAGTGTGGCTGATGCGCTTGCAGAGCAAGAATGCGATGTCGACCAATGTGGAAGTCTGGTCGCGCGTGGCCTTCGGTGATTCTTCGCGCCGCGAATATCTTTTCTATGGCTTGTACTTTGGCTGCTTTGCTTTGCTGATAGTGTTGCATGTGTTCTTCTGGCGCATGACACATGAAAAGCAGAGCGGTTTGTATCTGCTGTATGTGATGATGAATATCATGACCGAGCTGATGACGGTCGCACTGCCGCAGCAACTATTTGATCTGCCTGTCACCATCTCGGATCCTTTGCTTGGCTTATCGATGTGTGCCAGCTTGGCGGTGGGCGTGCAGTTCTCCTTGCAGCAGTTGGAGCTGCCTCCGATTTGGCCGCGCTTCAGTCGTTTCGTACTGTATGGCGCACGTGCGGTTGCCTTGGTGAGTGCCTTGCTGATTTTGAGTGGCCGCTTCTCTAGTGGTGTCATCCTGATGCAGCAGGTAGCGATGTCGCTGATTGTTGTATTTGTCAGCATCGCATTGTGGCTGATGGTGCATGGGCATAAGCCGGCGCGTTTCTTCCTGCTGGTTTTTGGAATATTTTATGCCGGTGCCATCGTCAGCTATCTGCGCAATATGGCTGTAGTGCCGACGAATTTTGGGACTGATCATGCGATTGCGATTGGCGCCTTGCTGCATATGATCTTGATGAGCTTGCGTTTGAACTTGCGTTACGACGGATTGCGTCGCGACAAGGAGAACGCACAGGCAGAAACCGTCAGGGTAGTGCGGCAGTTGAATGAAAGTCTTGAAGATCAGGTCGCCAAGCGCACAGCAGCACTGCAGCAGGAAATCGCACAGCGGGTGCAACTGGAGCAGGAATTACGGCAGGCGCTGGAAGTGGAGCGACGCATCAAGAGCGAGCAACAGGACTTTGTCGCGATGGTGTCACATGAGTTCCGCACACCACTGGCCATCATCAATACAACTGCGCAGCAAATCGCGAAGAACCTCGACGCGGCACGTGAGAGAACCCTGACGCGCTGCCAGAACTTGCGTGACGCCGCACGTCGCATGGCAGCACTGGTCGATGAATACTTAACTACTGACCGAATGAACGCGAGTGCGACGGCATTCCGGCCGACTGTCTGCGACTCGCAGCAGTTGCTGGAAGCGACGCTGGCAGAGTGGCCGGAAGAGCGAATCAAGCTTACGGCGCAAGCGCTGCCATCCTCCTTTTTCTGTGATCGCGGTTTGTTGCAAGTGGCGCTACGTAATTTGCTGGCAAATGCAGATAGGCACTCCACGATGGGACGTGCGATTCATGTCAGCGCTGTCGGTGATGAAGGCGGCGCGCTACATATTGCGGTCAGCAACCATGGAGAACCGATACCAGAAGAAGAGGTGGCTCGCCTGTTCCAGAAATACTTCCGCGGACATGCGGCGCAACATCAGCCGGGTGCAGGGCTCGGTTTGTATCTGGTGAAGCGTATCACCGAGATGCATGGCGGCAGTGTGCATCTGGAAAACAACATCGCTGCAAAAATAGTCACCTTCTCTTTACGCTTGCCGAATACCGGCACAGCCTGA
- a CDS encoding autotransporter domain-containing protein, whose translation MNKAYRIVWSKARSAFIVTHEKSASRGKSSTTCAAATLGVAALLLSAGPSLAANVCTAVTNSISGIQATDSNCVLNNNGSSVTIEEGAVISAIDTTIKPISVSGAVGSITNNGTVSAAGIVAIDIASGSTLSGNITNTGTLSASNTGAVIRMKNTSIAGAIINDGSSAQMTGSVYLDGSSVKTIQNINGAQINALDANANGIDLRNSSKVTNGILNGASSSIVAHSAAINVDNSTIGTGGIVNHGTLTGGLQGVQLVQFTVNDNVVNTGKINATGPVSSWGFYSVLGTVNGSLRNEGVNSEISANTGITLAMNSNITGGLFNEGKIQGNDAYAIYLRNSSKLGGIVNSGSIISTGIGSGIEVTTTSAITNGIHNTGTISSKYAALALGGGATLTAGTNGTALYNNNKILTNYGSAILVTGAGSKITGNIVNDTSGIIGIAVNGNSGTAITVDSQGQIDGGIYNSGTIIGYKYAVQVSANASLAAIYAQGSNARFIGDVDASNTDFTVSAGANFSNTNAYKVKGFSVANGAQFTMTAGNSLSGGALSNGITVGSNGFNNAGAMNLAAGTTAVINGTYTQAGTGVLQVGSNGSPKAKLTIQGVATNTGSIGLATNAEFVTTSLSSSGTVTLANGALLSTTNGFRNDGTLSLSGANATVQGNYTQTNTGVLRVGVSGDTTYTKLNINGVADLGSNAKIDVDVSPRDYKFSVDRLQNVLTASTLNSDGTFAVTDNSILFDFGAIKVGNAIHLTLAKAPVTVLGSVKETNNTPAVGAATVLDQVITANPGGAIGSHFVGLTSKQAVSDAVSQTLPLLNGGSMAAATGSITSINRVVQARIENNRGLSSGDDMLGDKYVWFKPFGSWARQDDRDGQSGFKANSTGFVAGADMAANERSRLGVGFAYAKSKVDGNSAIAPQHMDVDVFQLLGYGSYSLDENTEINFQADVGQNSNKGSRRIAFTGSTASASYKSLTAHVGVGVGRILPLNANTSFTPSVRADYTWIKDQSYQENGAGALNLNVAGRSANELLLAVDGKLAHKLNEKTTFVANLGTAYTAVKGNTSIIAAFAGAPQAAFATYGMEQRPWTVRGGLGLVRKTGNGSEIALRYDAEGRNGFVNQTASVKARWMF comes from the coding sequence GTGAACAAGGCATATCGCATCGTCTGGAGCAAAGCGCGCTCCGCATTTATCGTCACTCATGAGAAATCAGCTAGTCGTGGCAAATCTTCCACGACATGTGCGGCAGCCACACTGGGAGTCGCTGCGCTCTTGCTGAGTGCGGGGCCAAGCTTGGCAGCCAATGTGTGCACTGCGGTCACTAATTCCATCAGCGGCATTCAAGCGACGGATAGCAATTGCGTGCTGAACAACAACGGCAGCAGCGTGACGATCGAAGAGGGTGCTGTGATTTCCGCCATCGACACTACGATCAAGCCGATTTCTGTGTCCGGTGCGGTTGGCAGTATCACTAACAATGGCACAGTGAGCGCGGCTGGCATCGTCGCTATCGACATTGCGTCAGGTAGCACCTTATCTGGCAATATTACGAATACCGGTACCTTGTCGGCCAGCAACACTGGAGCCGTTATCCGGATGAAAAATACCAGCATCGCTGGCGCGATTATCAATGATGGCAGCAGTGCCCAGATGACCGGTTCTGTGTACTTGGATGGCTCCAGCGTGAAGACTATCCAGAACATCAATGGCGCTCAAATCAACGCGCTTGATGCCAACGCCAATGGCATAGACCTCCGTAACTCTTCCAAGGTCACGAATGGCATCTTGAACGGTGCTAGCAGCAGTATTGTCGCTCACTCAGCTGCGATCAATGTGGATAATTCGACCATCGGCACTGGCGGCATCGTCAACCATGGGACCCTCACTGGCGGTCTGCAGGGCGTGCAGTTGGTCCAATTCACCGTCAATGACAACGTTGTCAACACAGGCAAGATAAATGCGACCGGTCCCGTTAGCAGCTGGGGGTTTTACTCGGTTCTAGGGACAGTGAATGGTAGCCTGCGCAATGAGGGCGTTAATAGTGAGATCAGCGCGAATACTGGCATAACCTTAGCTATGAACAGTAACATTACCGGCGGTCTCTTCAATGAAGGGAAGATACAAGGGAATGACGCTTACGCTATTTACCTGCGTAATAGCAGCAAGCTGGGCGGCATCGTTAATAGTGGGTCAATTATCAGTACCGGCATTGGATCAGGCATCGAAGTGACTACTACTTCTGCGATTACCAACGGTATTCACAATACTGGCACCATCTCGTCAAAATATGCGGCCTTAGCGCTGGGAGGCGGCGCCACCCTGACGGCGGGTACTAATGGTACGGCGCTTTATAACAACAATAAGATACTCACTAACTACGGAAGTGCCATCCTGGTTACGGGGGCGGGTTCAAAAATCACCGGCAATATTGTCAATGATACTAGCGGTATTATCGGCATTGCTGTGAATGGCAATTCTGGAACTGCTATCACTGTTGATAGTCAGGGGCAGATTGATGGTGGCATCTATAACAGCGGTACCATTATCGGCTACAAATATGCTGTACAAGTCAGCGCGAATGCATCCCTGGCTGCCATCTATGCCCAAGGCAGTAACGCTCGTTTTATTGGCGACGTTGATGCGAGCAACACTGATTTTACGGTGTCGGCAGGCGCTAATTTCTCGAACACCAATGCTTACAAGGTCAAGGGTTTCTCAGTTGCCAATGGCGCTCAGTTCACCATGACGGCTGGGAATAGTTTGTCGGGTGGTGCTCTGTCCAACGGCATCACCGTCGGCAGCAATGGTTTCAACAATGCCGGCGCGATGAATCTGGCTGCCGGCACGACGGCGGTGATTAATGGCACATATACACAGGCCGGTACGGGTGTGTTGCAAGTCGGCAGTAATGGTAGCCCTAAGGCAAAGTTGACGATCCAGGGTGTAGCCACCAATACCGGTAGTATCGGTTTGGCGACTAACGCCGAGTTTGTGACTACCAGTCTTAGCAGCAGCGGCACAGTTACCCTGGCCAACGGTGCGCTTCTTAGCACGACGAATGGTTTCAGGAATGATGGCACGCTCAGCCTGAGCGGTGCGAATGCAACGGTACAAGGCAATTACACACAAACCAATACCGGCGTGTTGCGTGTTGGTGTTAGTGGCGATACGACTTATACCAAGCTGAACATCAACGGTGTCGCTGACCTAGGCAGCAATGCGAAGATCGATGTTGATGTTAGCCCACGTGATTACAAGTTCAGCGTGGATCGTCTGCAGAATGTCCTGACTGCGTCGACCTTGAATAGTGATGGCACGTTTGCTGTCACTGACAATTCAATTTTGTTCGATTTCGGCGCAATCAAAGTCGGTAATGCTATCCATCTGACACTGGCCAAGGCACCGGTCACGGTGCTGGGCAGCGTAAAGGAAACCAATAACACGCCAGCCGTCGGTGCTGCGACAGTATTGGATCAAGTCATTACAGCCAATCCTGGTGGTGCAATAGGTAGTCATTTCGTTGGGCTGACCAGCAAGCAGGCTGTATCGGATGCAGTCTCGCAAACGTTGCCATTGCTGAATGGCGGTTCGATGGCAGCAGCCACCGGTTCCATCACCAGCATCAATCGCGTGGTTCAGGCGCGCATTGAAAACAATCGCGGCCTGTCATCTGGCGACGACATGCTGGGTGATAAATATGTCTGGTTCAAACCTTTCGGTTCATGGGCGCGGCAGGATGACCGTGATGGCCAATCCGGCTTCAAGGCAAACAGCACCGGCTTCGTCGCAGGTGCCGATATGGCAGCCAATGAACGCAGCCGCCTCGGTGTCGGTTTTGCGTATGCCAAATCTAAGGTGGACGGTAACTCTGCCATTGCGCCACAGCACATGGATGTCGATGTTTTCCAATTGCTGGGATACGGCAGTTATAGCCTGGATGAAAATACAGAAATCAATTTCCAGGCTGACGTTGGCCAAAACAGTAATAAAGGCAGCCGTCGCATTGCCTTCACTGGTAGTACTGCCAGCGCTAGCTACAAGAGCTTGACTGCACACGTCGGCGTCGGCGTCGGACGCATCTTGCCGTTGAATGCAAATACCAGCTTTACACCATCGGTACGCGCTGACTATACGTGGATCAAGGATCAGTCTTATCAGGAAAACGGCGCTGGTGCGCTGAACCTGAATGTGGCGGGACGCAGTGCGAATGAATTACTGCTCGCAGTCGATGGCAAGTTGGCGCATAAGTTGAATGAGAAAACAACTTTCGTTGCCAATTTGGGTACGGCTTATACCGCGGTGAAAGGCAATACTTCCATCATCGCGGCCTTTGCCGGCGCGCCGCAAGCGGCGTTCGCTACCTATGGTATGGAACAGCGTCCGTGGACTGTTCGCGGCGGTTTGGGTCTGGTACGCAAGACGGGTAACGGTAGCGAGATTGCCTTGCGTTACGATGCTGAAGGTCGCAATGGCTTTGTGAATCAGACTGCTTCAGTGAAGGCACGTTGGATGTTTTAA
- a CDS encoding N-acetyltransferase, with protein sequence MELRIDVQLPLSELERELDALNRRLNQPGDILYDLPCIDINFPDLAFRYREADGEHYIYVEDLKRRCLAGYTVFNRLIELNRRQDKHLRATHSKYAPAYQRRGIASVIYRWWLDAGNCLISGARQSVGAHALWHSLNKHYDLIYVDLRDKTLSYLGNEISGQIREDLHTRMVMFGKNRDLVGFAEDTGMTLP encoded by the coding sequence ATGGAATTGCGCATCGACGTACAGCTTCCGTTATCAGAACTGGAAAGAGAACTTGATGCGCTCAATCGACGCTTAAACCAGCCTGGCGATATTCTTTACGATCTTCCCTGCATAGACATCAATTTTCCCGACCTGGCCTTTCGCTATCGCGAAGCAGATGGAGAACACTATATTTATGTTGAAGATTTGAAGCGTCGCTGCCTGGCGGGTTACACCGTCTTTAATCGTTTGATCGAACTGAATCGTCGCCAAGACAAACATCTGCGCGCAACACATTCCAAATACGCGCCAGCCTATCAACGTCGCGGCATCGCAAGCGTGATCTATCGATGGTGGCTAGATGCAGGCAATTGTTTGATTAGTGGCGCACGTCAGTCCGTTGGTGCGCATGCCTTATGGCATTCACTGAACAAACATTACGATTTGATTTATGTTGATCTGCGCGATAAAACTCTGAGCTACTTAGGAAACGAAATCAGTGGCCAGATCCGCGAAGATCTTCATACCAGAATGGTGATGTTCGGAAAAAATCGAGACTTGGTCGGATTCGCTGAAGATACTGGGATGACGCTACCGTAG